A single genomic interval of Adhaeribacter pallidiroseus harbors:
- a CDS encoding class I SAM-dependent methyltransferase, which produces MLPYIKLPNKSLRVNGQEIFSFLNTSDKNIDWTTVESFGEEWSKFNFFDDQEISQIGNDYFDIVDEVMLNHNSYVLDVGCGTGRWTKYVSGRAGFVEAIDPSQAVASAANLLKNEKNVRITQASVETIPFADNAFDFVFSLGVLHHIPDTFEAMQSCVKKVKIGGFFLVYLYYSLDNRGFLYKLLFQISNLFRVLISKLPQKLKAFVCDLIAFFIYLPFVLISRIVENIAFLKKFIEYIPLSYYRKVSFNVIRNDALDRMGTPLEQRFSKKEINDMLIRAGLTDIQFSHNAPYWHAVGKKN; this is translated from the coding sequence ATGCTTCCATATATTAAACTACCTAACAAATCATTAAGAGTTAATGGCCAAGAAATATTTTCTTTTTTAAATACATCTGATAAAAATATTGATTGGACTACTGTTGAATCTTTTGGCGAAGAATGGTCTAAATTTAATTTTTTTGATGATCAAGAAATTTCTCAGATTGGTAACGACTACTTTGACATAGTTGATGAGGTAATGTTAAATCATAATTCATATGTTTTAGATGTTGGTTGCGGTACCGGACGATGGACGAAGTATGTATCCGGCAGAGCTGGGTTTGTTGAAGCAATTGATCCGAGTCAGGCAGTTGCTTCAGCTGCTAACTTGTTGAAAAATGAAAAAAATGTTAGGATTACGCAAGCAAGTGTAGAAACTATTCCGTTTGCGGATAATGCATTCGATTTTGTTTTTAGCTTAGGTGTATTGCACCATATTCCTGATACTTTTGAGGCAATGCAAAGCTGCGTTAAAAAGGTTAAAATTGGTGGTTTTTTCCTAGTTTATCTATATTACAGTTTAGATAATAGAGGATTTTTATATAAACTGCTTTTTCAAATTTCTAATTTGTTCCGAGTACTAATTTCAAAATTACCACAAAAACTAAAAGCCTTTGTATGTGATCTAATTGCATTTTTTATCTATCTACCTTTTGTCTTAATTTCCAGGATAGTAGAGAATATTGCGTTTCTTAAAAAGTTTATTGAATATATTCCTTTATCATACTATAGGAAAGTATCTTTTAACGTGATACGGAATGATGCTTTAGATAGAATGGGAACACCTTTAGAGCAAAGATTTAGTAAAAAAGAAATTAATGATATGCTTATTCGAGCTGGGCTAACAGATATCCAGTTCTCTCATAATGCTCCTTATTGGCATGCTGTTGGAAAGAAAAACTAA
- a CDS encoding glycosyltransferase: MRGFWVDERVDGGAWNLKNPLYNLAYKYYKTKESDYIRNADAIISLTEAGKKEIITWTSYKTAPIQVIPCSADFDLFALITPEQRTKSRNLLKINQDALVLSYLGSVGVWYMLDEMLMLFARIKENYKDAVFLFITPEPANVILAAAHKFNLKDTDFIIRSATRKEVPLYTSASNINVFFIKQSYSKIASSPTKLGEILAMGLPVICNSKVGDVEEIINYTNSGYVIDTFDKENYDKIVDLIPSLLQNIPQMIRDKSFSYYDLNKAIEKYASIYEYLV, from the coding sequence ATGCGGGGATTTTGGGTAGATGAGCGGGTAGATGGAGGAGCCTGGAACTTGAAAAATCCTCTATATAATTTAGCTTATAAATATTACAAAACAAAGGAGTCGGATTATATAAGGAATGCTGATGCAATTATAAGCTTAACAGAAGCGGGCAAAAAAGAAATAATAACATGGACTAGCTATAAAACAGCGCCCATTCAAGTTATACCTTGTAGTGCCGATTTTGATCTTTTTGCTTTAATCACTCCTGAACAGCGAACAAAGTCTCGCAATCTGTTGAAAATTAACCAAGATGCATTAGTGCTTAGCTATTTAGGTTCAGTAGGGGTCTGGTATATGCTTGATGAAATGTTGATGCTTTTTGCCAGGATTAAGGAAAATTACAAAGATGCTGTTTTCTTATTTATAACTCCTGAACCAGCAAATGTAATCTTAGCTGCAGCTCATAAATTTAATTTAAAAGATACAGATTTTATAATTAGATCAGCCACTCGAAAAGAAGTGCCTCTATATACATCCGCCTCCAATATTAATGTTTTTTTTATTAAACAGAGTTATTCTAAAATTGCAAGTTCACCAACCAAACTTGGAGAAATTCTAGCAATGGGTTTACCGGTAATTTGTAATTCTAAAGTGGGCGATGTGGAGGAAATTATTAATTATACTAACTCAGGTTATGTGATTGATACTTTTGATAAAGAAAATTACGACAAGATAGTAGATTTAATTCCTTCCTTATTACAAAATATCCCACAAATGATTCGTGATAAATCATTTAGTTATTATGACCTAAATAAGGCAATTGAGAAATATGCATCTATTTATGAATACTTGGTTTAA
- a CDS encoding glycosyltransferase family protein has protein sequence MPSSSVLFISYDGMTDPLGQSQVLPYLAGLSKLGYDITLLSCEKPDRFRKNKSLIEEITQTSNIDWQPISFTANPPILAKYYDLYRLKKKAFELQKVKHFSIIHCRSYVSAAIGLQLKKNLRLSSCLTCGDFG, from the coding sequence ATGCCTAGTTCTTCTGTATTATTTATATCCTATGATGGAATGACGGATCCCTTAGGACAATCTCAGGTGTTGCCGTATTTGGCTGGTTTAAGTAAGCTTGGCTACGACATTACCTTATTATCATGCGAAAAACCGGATCGATTTAGAAAAAACAAATCTTTAATTGAAGAGATTACTCAAACAAGTAACATTGATTGGCAACCTATTTCATTTACCGCAAACCCCCCTATTTTAGCTAAGTATTATGATTTATATCGATTAAAGAAAAAAGCTTTTGAATTACAAAAAGTTAAACATTTCTCAATTATTCATTGCCGAAGTTACGTAAGTGCAGCTATAGGCTTACAGTTAAAAAAGAATTTAAGGTTAAGTTCTTGTTTGACATGCGGGGATTTTGGGTAG
- a CDS encoding acyltransferase family protein — MNKRYIHLTGLNGIRAIAAIAVVLSHINLELRIFNLPPVKYLDLAGHGVTMFFALSGFLITYLLMHEKQIDEIDIKKFYLRRVLRIWPLYLLYLFVALFVSYQFNILQRLSLFPLAYYVFFTANIPFILGDVLPFNAHLWSIGVEEQFYLFWPWIIKKTNKNTLNVLIVFIFIYLLLKLLCRFIEYQWGNQYPYLATQVMRFDCMAIGGVGALLFYKNNKTFKRIVYLKAVQILAWVVILLLAFNKFHVVSIIDPEIISVITVIIIVNVSNNPRTLIHLDYTIFNFLGKISYGIYVIHPLVIYLYAKILNIINIHSYIKFVLVYTGVLSFTIWLAYLSFTFFEKKFINLKDKFSVIKSSNIKEVEILKRYR, encoded by the coding sequence ATGAATAAACGCTACATACATTTAACTGGTTTAAATGGTATTAGGGCCATTGCTGCTATTGCAGTTGTCTTATCGCACATAAATTTAGAATTAAGAATTTTTAATCTGCCTCCTGTTAAATACTTAGATTTGGCAGGCCATGGCGTAACAATGTTTTTTGCTTTGAGTGGATTTTTGATTACTTATTTATTGATGCATGAGAAGCAAATTGATGAAATTGATATTAAAAAGTTTTACTTAAGGCGAGTATTAAGGATATGGCCCTTATATTTGTTGTATTTATTTGTTGCACTTTTTGTATCTTACCAATTTAATATTTTACAAAGACTATCACTTTTTCCTCTCGCTTATTATGTTTTCTTTACTGCAAACATTCCTTTTATACTTGGGGATGTGTTACCATTTAATGCTCATTTATGGTCAATAGGAGTAGAAGAACAGTTCTACCTATTTTGGCCATGGATAATAAAGAAAACAAATAAGAACACCTTGAATGTGTTAATTGTTTTTATATTCATTTATTTATTATTAAAGCTGTTATGCAGATTTATCGAATATCAATGGGGTAATCAATATCCTTATTTGGCAACACAAGTGATGCGGTTTGATTGTATGGCTATTGGCGGTGTTGGAGCACTTCTTTTTTACAAAAATAATAAAACATTTAAAAGAATAGTTTACTTAAAAGCTGTCCAAATTTTAGCTTGGGTTGTAATTCTATTATTAGCTTTTAATAAGTTCCATGTAGTAAGTATTATCGATCCAGAAATAATCAGCGTAATAACCGTAATAATAATTGTTAATGTTAGTAATAATCCTAGAACGTTGATTCATTTAGATTATACTATTTTTAACTTCTTAGGTAAAATTTCTTATGGTATTTACGTAATACATCCACTCGTTATTTATTTGTATGCAAAAATTCTAAATATTATTAATATTCATTCTTATATTAAATTTGTTCTTGTATACACAGGCGTTTTATCCTTTACAATATGGTTAGCTTATTTATCATTTACGTTCTTTGAGAAAAAATTTATTAACTTAAAAGATAAATTTAGTGTAATTAAAAGCTCTAATATTAAAGAAGTTGAAATTTTAAAAAGATACAGGTAG
- the asnB gene encoding asparagine synthase (glutamine-hydrolyzing) — protein sequence MCGITGFVDFTHKTTKKDLEQATKVIAHRGPDAVGFYFDNTCGLGHRRLSILDLSVAANQPFYSSDGRYSIIYNGEVYNFQEIGLKLGISLKTTSDTEVILEAFIRWGPEFVNELNGMFAFAIFDLQTQTLFLYRDRMGVKPIYYYYDGERFAFASELKSIIELPFIKNNISINKEAISQFLYLGYIPRPNSIYNEVQKLDSGTYLVLSQTSLKKFHYWQLAEQVESEVLRNEKLAKQTLKDLVISSVKYRMISDVPFGTFLSGGIDSSLVTAAAQHVSDKPVKTFSIAFEATKFNEAKYAAAVSKHLGTEHYEFTVTEKEALEWVDQLTGIYDEPFADSSAIPTLLVSELARKKVTMILSGDGGDELFMGYGMYQWADRLANPFVRTFRKPIAAFLPVLGNRFERAAHVFQYSEIKRLKSHIFSQEQYLFSEAEIDKLLTPAFRSKPIIQENWNYKSRRLTPKEEQAFFDMCYYLQDDLLVKVDRATMRHSLEARVPLLDYRIVEFALNLSPDLKVKGGITKYLLKQVLYDFLPKELFNRPKWGFSIPLSTWLQKDLKYLIEDYLSEKIINTYEVVSYSEVKILKECFLQGKDYLYNRVWLLIVLHKWLVNNM from the coding sequence ATGTGTGGTATAACCGGTTTTGTAGATTTTACCCATAAAACAACTAAAAAGGATTTAGAACAGGCAACCAAAGTTATTGCTCACCGTGGCCCGGATGCTGTTGGATTTTATTTTGATAATACCTGTGGGTTAGGCCATCGTCGATTAAGTATTTTGGATTTATCTGTAGCGGCAAACCAACCTTTTTACTCCTCTGATGGCCGATATAGTATAATCTACAATGGGGAAGTATATAATTTTCAGGAAATAGGTTTGAAATTAGGAATATCTTTAAAAACTACTTCTGATACAGAGGTAATATTAGAAGCTTTTATAAGATGGGGGCCGGAATTTGTAAATGAGCTTAATGGAATGTTTGCTTTTGCTATTTTTGACTTGCAGACTCAAACTTTGTTTTTATACCGTGATCGAATGGGAGTAAAACCTATTTACTATTACTATGATGGTGAAAGATTTGCTTTCGCCTCTGAACTAAAATCAATTATTGAGTTGCCATTTATTAAGAATAATATAAGTATCAATAAAGAGGCAATAAGCCAGTTTTTGTACTTAGGATATATTCCTCGGCCAAACAGCATTTATAATGAAGTACAAAAATTGGATTCGGGTACTTATCTGGTTTTAAGCCAGACTAGTTTAAAAAAATTTCATTATTGGCAATTAGCGGAACAAGTAGAATCAGAAGTTCTGCGCAATGAAAAACTAGCTAAACAAACGCTAAAAGATTTAGTTATTAGCTCCGTAAAATATCGCATGATTAGCGATGTTCCCTTTGGAACTTTTCTCAGTGGAGGTATAGATTCAAGTTTGGTGACGGCAGCGGCTCAACATGTATCTGATAAACCTGTTAAAACTTTCTCAATTGCATTTGAAGCAACAAAATTTAATGAAGCTAAATATGCAGCTGCTGTTTCGAAGCACTTGGGTACGGAACACTATGAATTTACTGTTACTGAGAAAGAGGCTCTGGAATGGGTAGACCAGTTAACAGGCATTTACGACGAGCCATTTGCGGATTCTTCGGCTATTCCTACCTTATTAGTGTCCGAATTAGCCCGAAAGAAAGTTACTATGATTTTGTCTGGGGACGGAGGAGACGAATTATTCATGGGATATGGAATGTATCAATGGGCTGATCGTCTAGCTAATCCATTCGTTAGAACTTTTCGCAAGCCTATTGCTGCTTTTTTACCTGTTTTAGGAAATCGATTTGAAAGGGCTGCTCATGTATTTCAATATTCTGAAATCAAGCGTCTTAAAAGTCATATTTTTTCACAGGAACAATACCTTTTCAGTGAAGCAGAAATTGATAAGCTTTTAACACCCGCATTCCGCAGTAAACCAATAATACAAGAAAATTGGAACTACAAAAGTAGAAGATTAACCCCAAAGGAAGAGCAGGCATTTTTTGATATGTGCTACTACTTGCAGGATGATTTGTTGGTGAAAGTAGATCGAGCAACTATGCGTCACTCACTAGAAGCCAGGGTTCCTCTGCTAGATTATCGGATTGTAGAGTTTGCGCTAAATTTAAGTCCGGATTTAAAAGTTAAGGGAGGTATTACAAAATATTTACTAAAACAAGTATTATATGATTTTTTGCCAAAAGAATTATTTAATCGACCAAAATGGGGTTTTTCCATACCGTTGAGTACTTGGCTACAGAAAGATTTAAAATATCTTATTGAAGATTATTTAAGTGAGAAAATAATAAATACCTATGAGGTTGTCAGCTATTCAGAAGTAAAAATTTTGAAAGAATGTTTTTTACAAGGAAAGGATTACTTATATAATAGAGTTTGGTTATTAATAGTATTGCACAAGTGGTTAGTTAACAATATGTGA
- a CDS encoding glycosyltransferase, whose amino-acid sequence MLHIIDSLGRGGAEMLLVGTIKSTPEFNHVIISLRPLNEFTDELKFIKVYFLNFRWYHSLPSAISKVKKIISENSVDIIHAHLFWSVIISRLVCPTYIKLINSYHAMLYGKTGGANYPFYARLLDELTYSNRIVTLCVSEQVKSNIKQYVGIEENVYVLYNFIENTFFDKFRISTVKSEKIRLVAVGNLKKDKNYTVVLEALAQLGSGIKDCVTLDIYGSGPLMEELKLMCKYKNLNNVQLKGSVNNISMVLPNYDVYIISSTSEGFGLAVVEAMAVGLPVIASNIQTLREVTGGHAIYFNPLSSTELSSKIGNIMDGKYNLQELATLAHQYAKKYSKEVYLDNLRSIYLSR is encoded by the coding sequence GTGCTACATATTATTGATTCATTAGGAAGGGGCGGAGCAGAAATGTTATTAGTTGGAACAATAAAATCTACACCTGAGTTTAATCATGTTATAATTAGTCTAAGACCTTTAAATGAATTTACAGATGAATTGAAATTTATAAAAGTTTACTTTTTGAATTTCAGGTGGTATCATTCCTTGCCTAGTGCAATAAGTAAAGTTAAAAAGATTATATCTGAGAATTCTGTTGATATTATTCACGCGCACTTATTTTGGTCGGTAATTATTTCTAGATTAGTTTGCCCTACTTACATCAAGCTTATAAATTCCTATCATGCTATGCTTTACGGTAAAACTGGTGGAGCAAATTATCCATTTTATGCTCGTTTGCTTGATGAATTAACATATTCAAACCGTATTGTAACCCTATGCGTTTCAGAACAGGTTAAAAGTAATATTAAGCAATATGTAGGTATAGAAGAAAATGTATACGTTTTATATAATTTTATAGAAAATACATTTTTTGATAAGTTTCGTATTAGCACTGTGAAATCAGAAAAAATCCGGTTGGTAGCTGTAGGTAATTTAAAAAAAGATAAAAATTATACAGTAGTTCTAGAGGCGCTTGCCCAGTTGGGTTCAGGAATAAAAGATTGTGTTACCCTTGACATATATGGAAGCGGTCCGTTAATGGAAGAGCTAAAGCTTATGTGTAAGTACAAGAATTTAAATAACGTTCAACTGAAAGGAAGTGTCAATAATATAAGTATGGTACTGCCTAATTATGATGTATATATTATCTCTTCAACATCGGAAGGGTTTGGATTAGCTGTTGTAGAAGCAATGGCTGTAGGCTTACCTGTGATAGCTTCTAACATCCAAACCCTACGAGAGGTCACCGGAGGACACGCTATTTATTTTAATCCATTATCATCTACAGAATTAAGTAGTAAAATCGGGAATATTATGGATGGTAAATATAACCTGCAGGAATTAGCTACTTTAGCACATCAATATGCCAAAAAGTATTCTAAAGAAGTTTATTTAGATAATCTAAGATCCATTTACCTTAGTAGATAG
- a CDS encoding glycosyltransferase: MNFIKELLKAKYIIIVYTIAYGGGSTKSIFSFYKFCVQNNEKVVLIIRDTRRGGIKLFLAFLFGRKVIVNGLAAFTIWDVLIFSYLKNNTFFYLHEAESAINYFKTNFPLKFKIVKRILKNRPLICVSKWQAKYFQNVFHNNDIKILYETIENIADIKLKTDRINIVMVGYFSERKGVSLFSNIADLAHQQGSNMQFHWVGNGPINNLYFSNNVNWLGELSSPIDVVKQADIFLLTSIDDPFPLACLEALSLFKKLVVYKETGTAEIIEGLSGCAIYNDYNPTAALTAINKVLNETIDFYRIDNINKNYSSIESFHKRMQEILL; encoded by the coding sequence ATGAATTTTATAAAAGAGCTACTGAAAGCTAAGTATATTATTATAGTTTATACAATTGCTTATGGTGGAGGCTCTACAAAATCGATATTTTCCTTTTATAAATTTTGTGTTCAAAATAATGAAAAAGTTGTGCTTATTATTAGGGATACAAGAAGAGGAGGCATTAAACTTTTTTTAGCATTTTTGTTTGGTAGAAAAGTAATTGTTAACGGGTTAGCTGCCTTTACTATTTGGGATGTGTTAATCTTTTCTTATTTAAAAAATAATACTTTCTTTTATTTACATGAAGCTGAAAGTGCAATTAATTATTTTAAAACTAATTTTCCTCTCAAATTTAAGATTGTAAAAAGAATCCTTAAAAACAGACCTTTAATTTGTGTTTCCAAATGGCAGGCTAAATATTTTCAAAATGTTTTTCACAATAATGATATTAAAATTCTATATGAAACTATCGAAAATATTGCTGATATAAAGCTTAAAACAGACAGAATAAACATTGTGATGGTAGGGTATTTCAGCGAGAGGAAAGGGGTTTCATTGTTTTCTAACATAGCAGATTTGGCGCATCAACAAGGTTCTAATATGCAATTTCATTGGGTGGGTAATGGTCCGATAAATAACTTGTATTTCTCTAATAATGTTAATTGGCTTGGAGAATTGTCGAGCCCCATTGATGTTGTAAAACAAGCTGATATTTTTTTGTTAACTTCAATAGATGATCCATTTCCCTTAGCGTGTTTGGAGGCTTTAAGTTTGTTTAAAAAACTTGTTGTTTACAAAGAAACTGGTACTGCTGAGATAATAGAAGGACTAAGTGGATGTGCAATTTATAATGATTACAATCCTACTGCAGCATTAACTGCTATTAATAAGGTTTTAAATGAAACAATAGATTTTTATAGAATAGATAATATTAATAAAAATTATAGTTCAATAGAAAGTTTTCATAAACGTATGCAAGAAATATTGCTTTAA
- a CDS encoding glycosyltransferase family 2 protein — protein sequence MEKVSIIMPAFNSEAYIEESINSVLSQTYSNWELIIIDDGSTDNTGYIVGRYINAHQNIFYRKHSNRGQALTRNVGINLSNGELIAFLDSDDLWLPETLQILHSTLKEKNVDFVFCSFNRLENGFIQEEPKSEFPSGILNSVQMLAILALYNPLVIHGVLTYRKVLLEAGMFEVNPKLLNCSEDYNLWIKIALCGRMFFGLPLPLAIYRRHSAGTHTNRIKMLEAEIFVHSKYMGTDKESQIIAKRLLRAKYRQLISAYLYSRQRIKAEEAFKRLLEFDKGGLAVRLVFLIGIIFPFKLAHSLGTRFIYPIEYRILNIIHGQWSKTLERFKNKIVAENNITSSSQKSFRI from the coding sequence ATGGAAAAAGTATCTATAATTATGCCTGCATTTAATAGCGAAGCTTACATTGAGGAAAGTATTAATTCAGTATTGAGTCAAACATACTCTAATTGGGAATTAATTATAATAGATGATGGCTCTACGGATAATACAGGTTATATTGTGGGGCGTTATATTAATGCTCATCAAAATATATTCTATCGTAAACACTCTAATAGAGGACAAGCTTTAACCCGTAATGTTGGTATAAATTTGAGTAATGGAGAATTAATTGCTTTTTTGGATTCAGATGATTTATGGTTACCTGAAACTCTTCAAATCCTTCATAGCACTCTCAAGGAAAAGAATGTTGATTTTGTGTTTTGTTCTTTTAACCGATTAGAGAACGGATTTATTCAAGAAGAACCAAAAAGTGAATTTCCAAGTGGTATATTAAATTCGGTACAAATGCTAGCTATTCTGGCTTTGTATAATCCTCTAGTTATCCACGGAGTACTCACTTATCGAAAGGTGCTCTTAGAGGCAGGAATGTTTGAAGTTAACCCTAAATTATTGAATTGCTCGGAAGATTATAATCTTTGGATTAAAATTGCTTTATGTGGGCGGATGTTTTTTGGATTACCTTTACCTCTTGCTATTTACCGTAGACATAGTGCAGGAACTCATACTAATAGAATAAAGATGTTAGAAGCCGAAATCTTCGTGCATTCTAAGTATATGGGTACTGATAAGGAAAGTCAAATAATAGCTAAAAGATTACTACGTGCAAAGTATAGGCAGTTGATTTCTGCTTATCTTTATTCCAGACAACGCATTAAAGCAGAAGAAGCATTCAAGCGTCTACTAGAGTTTGACAAGGGGGGATTAGCGGTACGGTTGGTTTTTTTAATTGGAATTATATTTCCCTTCAAACTTGCCCACTCTTTAGGCACTAGATTTATTTATCCTATCGAGTATAGAATTCTGAACATCATACATGGACAATGGAGTAAGACACTGGAAAGGTTTAAGAATAAAATTGTAGCTGAGAATAATATTACATCTAGTTCTCAAAAAAGTTTTAGAATTTGA
- a CDS encoding glycosyltransferase family 2 protein yields the protein MVSIIIPNYNHESFLKQRIESILNQTFQEFEIIFLDDCSRDNSKEIIEQYKHHSKVSHVVYNEYNSGSTFKQWKKGIELAKGELIWIAESDDYASEYFLEELTFEFAHYKNVGVVYCNSFYVSDYMMQFTTTQEWKDSLFNVNRWAFNYVNSGINELNNYLVYHNIIDNVSCALFKRDLFYQIDLDIENFKYAGDWLIYLQMCQITNVAYLSKPLNFFRKHATNASRESDLNGMKYLEKLMLYSIINSKIRAITVKTKNKLLPIEVRTYLDFAYTTMKINRNLKLFIKGQIKLLKLDFYHWLRITWFVLFSSRLKRNTSTNY from the coding sequence ATGGTTTCAATTATTATACCTAACTATAATCATGAATCTTTTTTGAAACAAAGAATAGAATCTATTCTAAACCAAACATTTCAAGAATTTGAAATAATTTTTTTAGATGATTGCTCTCGTGATAATAGCAAAGAGATAATAGAGCAATACAAGCATCATTCTAAAGTTAGCCATGTTGTATATAATGAATATAATAGTGGATCAACGTTTAAACAGTGGAAAAAAGGAATAGAATTGGCTAAGGGAGAGCTAATTTGGATTGCGGAAAGTGATGATTATGCTTCAGAGTACTTTTTAGAGGAGCTAACATTCGAGTTTGCGCACTATAAAAATGTGGGAGTTGTTTATTGTAATTCGTTTTATGTTAGCGATTATATGATGCAATTTACTACAACTCAGGAGTGGAAAGACTCTTTATTTAACGTAAATCGATGGGCTTTCAATTATGTTAATTCTGGTATTAATGAATTAAATAATTATTTAGTGTATCATAACATTATTGATAATGTTAGTTGTGCTTTATTTAAAAGAGATCTTTTTTACCAAATAGATTTAGATATTGAGAATTTTAAATATGCAGGAGATTGGTTGATTTACTTACAGATGTGTCAGATTACAAACGTTGCATATTTAAGCAAACCTCTGAATTTTTTCAGAAAACATGCTACTAATGCAAGTAGAGAATCGGATTTAAATGGAATGAAATATTTGGAGAAGTTAATGCTTTATTCCATTATAAATTCTAAGATCCGTGCTATTACGGTAAAAACTAAAAACAAACTATTGCCAATAGAAGTTAGAACTTACTTAGATTTTGCCTATACAACTATGAAAATTAATAGAAATTTGAAGTTGTTTATTAAAGGGCAGATTAAATTATTGAAATTAGATTTTTATCATTGGCTCAGAATCACGTGGTTTGTACTATTTAGTAGTAGATTAAAAAGAAATACTTCAACTAACTATTAA
- a CDS encoding glycosyltransferase family 2 protein: MNSNLNDLYTPLVSIIIPTFNAGSRLNNCLNSVLTQTMSDFEVIVIDANSTDNTLNTLKEFAQKDCRIQWLSESDHGIYDAMNKGITQSRGEWLYFLGSDDYLYNNEVLQTLFGNVNFREYDVLYGNVYSDRFSGLYDGVFNVSKILEKNICHQAIFFNKKVFKKIGIFNCKFKAHADWEHNMRWFLSDKIKSKYIEMVIAYYTDGGFSSVNGDISFHETKILTYLKHAHKLLTFTTKVKLFRDALYIKRKSASIKGVFQALRFIPYLIY; the protein is encoded by the coding sequence ATGAATTCTAATTTAAATGATTTATATACACCTTTAGTATCAATTATAATTCCAACATTTAATGCGGGTTCTAGATTAAATAATTGCTTGAATAGTGTTCTAACTCAAACAATGAGTGATTTTGAAGTAATAGTTATTGACGCAAACTCAACGGATAATACACTCAATACCTTAAAGGAGTTTGCTCAAAAGGATTGCCGTATACAATGGCTTTCTGAAAGTGATCATGGGATATATGATGCTATGAACAAGGGAATAACACAATCGCGAGGTGAATGGTTGTACTTCTTAGGAAGTGATGATTATTTATATAACAATGAAGTTCTCCAAACATTATTTGGTAATGTTAATTTTAGGGAGTACGATGTATTGTATGGGAATGTTTATAGTGATAGATTTAGTGGATTATACGATGGGGTATTTAATGTAAGTAAAATTCTAGAAAAAAATATTTGTCATCAAGCAATATTTTTTAATAAAAAAGTTTTTAAAAAGATAGGAATATTTAATTGTAAGTTTAAAGCTCATGCGGATTGGGAACATAATATGCGTTGGTTTTTATCAGACAAAATTAAAAGTAAGTATATAGAAATGGTTATTGCATACTATACCGATGGTGGGTTTAGTTCAGTAAATGGTGATATATCATTCCATGAAACAAAGATATTGACTTATCTAAAGCATGCCCATAAATTATTGACTTTTACAACCAAAGTAAAATTATTTAGAGATGCGTTATATATTAAAAGAAAAAGTGCTAGTATTAAGGGCGTTTTTCAAGCTCTTAGGTTTATTCCATATTTGATATATTAA